The bacterium genome has a window encoding:
- a CDS encoding lysophospholipase, giving the protein MSLPFYKDHSHWEEFFSDPDELLFFKNTIEEKYIPSGDTQIHLDIYEQTKPSPTVVYCHGLSSCGRMMGHMIKGLFKASYNVICPDLVGFGMTTKPYGSGTISEFVQNLFDTVNYANKRFGNNVYLAGISMGGGLSYYAAAAGANVKAIASLCLMDFGSNETLKINRQTSLMIPLKPVLKLAAKLFPKANLPLQHFLQVDYLCDDTVVKDLFKTNPLVIHNYTLSAGYSLVSTKPLITFEQFNKIPTLVLHGREDKLLPASLSKKNYDRLKCKKKFVLLGNCEHIPVAEETLLKYAQEMDAWFSEYH; this is encoded by the coding sequence ATGTCACTACCTTTTTACAAGGATCACTCCCATTGGGAGGAGTTTTTTTCCGATCCCGATGAATTATTATTTTTTAAAAACACGATTGAGGAAAAATATATCCCCTCCGGCGATACACAAATTCATTTAGATATTTATGAACAAACCAAACCTTCTCCCACCGTGGTATATTGCCATGGTTTGTCTAGTTGTGGCCGCATGATGGGGCACATGATAAAAGGGCTCTTTAAAGCTAGTTACAATGTAATATGCCCCGATTTAGTGGGCTTTGGCATGACCACAAAACCCTATGGCAGTGGCACCATCAGCGAGTTTGTACAAAATTTATTTGATACCGTTAATTATGCGAATAAACGCTTTGGCAACAATGTTTACCTGGCTGGCATTTCTATGGGCGGGGGCTTAAGTTATTATGCAGCAGCAGCAGGCGCCAACGTTAAAGCCATAGCCAGCCTGTGTTTAATGGATTTTGGAAGTAACGAAACTCTTAAAATAAACAGACAAACAAGTTTAATGATTCCGTTAAAACCGGTTCTAAAATTGGCAGCAAAACTTTTTCCAAAAGCCAATTTACCGTTACAACATTTTTTACAAGTAGATTATTTGTGCGATGATACCGTTGTAAAAGATTTGTTTAAAACCAACCCGCTTGTTATTCATAATTACACGCTTAGTGCGGGTTATAGTCTTGTGAGCACAAAACCGCTTATTACTTTTGAACAATTCAATAAAATTCCCACACTTGTTTTGCATGGCAGAGAAGACAAACTTTTGCCTGCATCGCTCTCCAAAAAAAATTATGATCGCTTAAAATGCAAAAAGAAATTTGTTCTCTTGGGAAATTGTGAACACATCCCTGTGGCAGAAGAAACACTGTTAAAATATGCGCAGGAAATGGATGCCTGGTTTAGCGAATATCATTAG